A genomic segment from Rubidibacter lacunae KORDI 51-2 encodes:
- a CDS encoding alpha-amylase/alpha-mannosidase, translated as MNHPLYIAFIWHHHQPFCHTRGPGSATAQYGLPWARLHGIKDYLDSALLLERYPQLHQTVGFSPALLQQLGDYAGGMAIDPYLAATLTPAEQLDIETRAFIVDRGFDACYRTLVAPHPRYAELYDCRVQRGRAWCLEHWTPQDYSDLLAWQNLAWFDPLFWDEPDIAAWLQRGRGFTLSDRQRIISKQRELIGRIVPQHSRMQAAGQLELIVSPYGHPLLPLLHDTDLARAALPDLPLPQSRFRRPEDVARHLDKARDCSVEYFGYKSHGLWPPELAIAPDILPAIARSGFRWFCSDETVLSRSMQHPFHRNDAGRLREPELLYRPYRLATPVGELTAIFRDRYLSDLIACTYSTLCAGAAADDLLGHLEATARERHRSLDGRPWLVAIALDSSSVWERYDRDGLTFLTALYDRLQRSTVLAPVTVAEYLARFPPQTTLQPQGLKSGSRIRGDLATWIGTPIKNRAWDLLAAARSLLAERPEATEANNRDAWEALYAAEGSDWFARIGAGQTTGSDTIADCLFREHLTAIYRALNHPVPPELRRPLVPPPSTDPVLPQGSRSPAGAGSSFHFAWENAWRIDLKTGESPHRLSRVRSLQYGLDRLQFYLRLDFATDAQPGVNFPSELHLLWFYPGVSHAISPAPIAELPDRAPLNYLFRHHLGVDLLANSVWFEEAGERYTWQPRHSRARVTCDRGLEVALPWGDLPAAPETMMQMAIVPADSGIYRGCFPNIELVPLRVP; from the coding sequence ATGAACCATCCGCTTTACATCGCGTTTATCTGGCATCACCACCAACCCTTTTGTCATACCCGCGGTCCGGGCAGCGCGACTGCCCAGTATGGCTTGCCCTGGGCGCGCCTGCACGGTATCAAGGACTATCTCGACTCAGCGCTGCTGCTGGAGCGCTATCCACAGCTGCATCAAACGGTTGGCTTTTCGCCGGCGCTCTTACAGCAACTCGGCGATTATGCAGGCGGTATGGCAATCGATCCGTATCTAGCCGCAACTCTGACGCCGGCCGAGCAACTCGACATCGAGACGCGCGCGTTTATCGTCGATCGAGGCTTTGATGCCTGCTACCGCACGCTCGTGGCACCCCACCCGCGCTATGCCGAACTATACGACTGTCGCGTCCAACGCGGTCGGGCTTGGTGTTTGGAGCATTGGACGCCCCAGGATTACAGCGACCTACTGGCATGGCAGAACCTGGCGTGGTTCGACCCGCTGTTCTGGGACGAGCCGGACATTGCCGCCTGGCTGCAGCGCGGTCGCGGTTTTACCCTCAGCGATCGCCAGCGCATCATCTCCAAACAGCGCGAGCTAATCGGCCGCATCGTCCCGCAACACAGCCGGATGCAGGCTGCCGGCCAGCTCGAACTGATTGTCAGTCCTTACGGTCATCCACTCTTGCCGCTGCTACACGACACCGATCTCGCGCGTGCCGCCCTGCCGGACCTGCCGTTGCCGCAGTCGCGCTTTCGCCGACCGGAGGACGTCGCCCGTCATTTGGATAAAGCTCGAGACTGCAGCGTCGAGTACTTCGGATACAAGTCGCACGGGCTGTGGCCTCCTGAGCTGGCAATTGCTCCAGACATACTGCCTGCGATCGCGCGCAGCGGCTTTCGCTGGTTCTGTTCGGACGAGACGGTGCTGAGCCGGAGCATGCAGCATCCGTTTCACCGCAACGATGCCGGCCGCCTGCGCGAACCGGAGTTGCTCTACCGACCCTATCGGTTGGCAACACCGGTGGGAGAGTTGACGGCAATCTTCCGCGATCGCTACTTGTCGGACCTCATTGCCTGCACCTACAGCACCTTATGTGCAGGTGCTGCTGCCGACGACCTGCTCGGCCATCTGGAGGCGACCGCGCGCGAACGGCACCGTAGCCTCGACGGCAGGCCGTGGTTGGTTGCGATCGCCCTTGATAGCAGCAGCGTTTGGGAACGCTATGACCGCGACGGTCTGACGTTTCTGACTGCGCTCTACGACCGGCTACAGCGCAGCACTGTCCTCGCACCGGTGACAGTAGCAGAGTACCTCGCGCGGTTTCCCCCACAGACGACGTTGCAGCCGCAAGGCTTGAAAAGCGGTTCCCGGATCCGCGGCGACCTTGCCACCTGGATCGGCACCCCCATCAAAAATCGTGCCTGGGACTTGCTGGCAGCTGCGCGTTCGCTTCTCGCCGAACGTCCGGAAGCCACGGAAGCAAACAACCGCGATGCTTGGGAGGCGCTCTATGCTGCTGAAGGCTCGGATTGGTTCGCGCGCATCGGGGCAGGGCAGACAACGGGCAGCGACACGATCGCCGACTGTCTCTTCCGCGAACACCTGACTGCGATCTACCGCGCGCTCAATCATCCCGTGCCGCCGGAACTCCGGCGCCCGCTCGTCCCACCACCATCAACCGACCCCGTGCTGCCGCAAGGTAGCCGTTCTCCTGCAGGGGCAGGCAGCAGCTTCCACTTTGCCTGGGAAAACGCCTGGCGGATCGATCTCAAAACGGGCGAGTCACCGCATCGACTCAGTCGCGTCCGTAGCCTGCAGTACGGTCTCGATCGCTTGCAATTCTATCTGCGCCTAGATTTTGCAACCGACGCGCAGCCGGGCGTAAACTTCCCCTCAGAGCTGCATCTGTTGTGGTTTTATCCCGGCGTGTCCCACGCCATCAGTCCAGCTCCGATCGCCGAGCTTCCGGACCGCGCCCCTCTCAACTACCTGTTCCGCCATCATTTGGGAGTGGACTTGCTGGCAAACTCGGTTTGGTTTGAGGAAGCGGGCGAGCGCTACACCTGGCAGCCGCGGCACAGCCGCGCGCGCGTGACGTGCGATCGCGGTTTGGAAGTTGCTTTACCGTGGGGGGATTTACCTGCCGCTCCCGAGACAATGATGCAGATGGCGATCGTCCCAGCTGATAGTGGCATCTACCGCGGGTGTTTTCCCAACATCGAACTGGTTCCCTTACGGGTTCCGTAA
- a CDS encoding cyclic peptide export ABC transporter, which translates to MNLIQFLWRSSARAATLALATSVLAGVCTAGAIALVNAAIGQLGEATGNPIAYATSFIVLAIASLFASVLARVLLVRLSQDSVFALQVQLSQQILASDLRQLECLGTPRLLAGLTEDVQAIATAVYLLPPVGISLAVVAGCFAYIAWLSGWVFLGVMGLAVVAGYSCRWLLRRGRGLLAQARSLQDVLFGQFAALTGGIKELKLHARGRTDFLTADLRATADRYRLLSARGLILFATTDSWGKSIFFVAIGLILFALPQAFAIDTEAIAGFVVTFAFVVGPLENIVNKLPLVSRASVALQNLEALKLQLQDGAEVASVTRAPRSRWQTLELRAAAYTYRGTDGSEFALGPIDLTLHPGEVVFIVGGNGSGKSTLAKLLLGLYVPSAGAIYFDGDRVESGDRDWYRQHFSAVFADFYLFERLLGFDEPDLDARALKYLQTLQLDGKVQIERGRLSTTQLSQGQRKRLALLVAYLEDRPMYVFDEWAADQDPHFRAVFYEQLLPELRDRGKTVIAISHDDRYFHCADRTIALDYGRVVSDTRPARSSACTD; encoded by the coding sequence ATGAACTTAATTCAGTTTCTATGGCGATCGTCAGCGCGGGCAGCGACCCTAGCTCTGGCAACTAGCGTGTTAGCAGGTGTCTGCACCGCCGGCGCAATCGCCCTTGTCAATGCCGCCATCGGTCAGCTCGGTGAAGCGACGGGTAACCCGATCGCTTACGCCACTAGCTTCATCGTGCTGGCGATCGCCTCGCTGTTCGCAAGCGTCTTAGCGCGGGTGTTGCTGGTACGCCTCTCCCAAGACTCGGTGTTTGCGCTCCAGGTACAGCTCAGCCAGCAGATTCTGGCTTCCGACTTGCGGCAACTGGAGTGCTTGGGTACGCCCCGCTTGCTGGCCGGGCTGACCGAGGACGTGCAGGCAATTGCCACGGCGGTGTACCTACTGCCACCCGTAGGCATCAGTCTGGCAGTGGTGGCAGGCTGTTTTGCTTACATTGCCTGGCTGTCGGGCTGGGTATTTCTGGGGGTGATGGGACTGGCAGTAGTTGCAGGATACAGCTGCCGCTGGCTGCTGCGACGCGGGCGTGGGTTGCTGGCGCAGGCGCGATCGCTCCAGGACGTGCTGTTCGGACAGTTTGCTGCCCTAACGGGTGGGATCAAGGAACTGAAGCTGCACGCGCGCGGGCGCACGGATTTCTTGACGGCCGACCTGCGCGCGACGGCCGATCGCTACCGCTTGCTGAGCGCGCGCGGCTTGATTTTGTTTGCCACCACCGACAGTTGGGGCAAGTCGATCTTTTTCGTAGCAATCGGGTTGATTTTGTTCGCGTTGCCTCAGGCGTTCGCGATCGATACCGAAGCGATTGCCGGTTTCGTTGTGACCTTTGCCTTTGTGGTCGGTCCGCTGGAAAACATCGTCAACAAATTGCCGTTGGTGAGTCGCGCCAGCGTTGCATTACAGAACCTCGAAGCCCTGAAATTACAACTTCAAGACGGTGCGGAAGTAGCAAGCGTGACACGTGCGCCGCGATCGCGCTGGCAAACGCTCGAATTGCGTGCGGCAGCCTACACCTACCGCGGGACTGACGGCAGCGAGTTCGCGCTCGGGCCGATCGACCTGACGCTTCATCCCGGTGAAGTTGTCTTCATCGTCGGCGGGAACGGGAGCGGAAAATCCACGTTAGCGAAGCTTCTTCTGGGACTTTACGTTCCGAGTGCGGGTGCTATCTACTTCGACGGCGATCGCGTGGAGTCCGGCGATCGCGATTGGTACCGGCAGCATTTCTCAGCCGTGTTCGCAGATTTTTATCTGTTCGAGCGCCTGTTGGGATTTGACGAGCCCGACCTCGACGCACGGGCCTTGAAGTACTTGCAGACCTTGCAACTCGACGGCAAGGTGCAGATCGAGCGCGGGCGATTATCGACCACACAACTCTCTCAAGGGCAGCGCAAGCGCTTAGCATTGCTCGTTGCCTATCTTGAAGATCGACCGATGTATGTCTTTGACGAGTGGGCTGCCGACCAAGACCCGCACTTTCGCGCCGTGTTCTACGAGCAGTTGTTGCCGGAACTGCGCGATCGCGGCAAAACCGTCATCGCCATCAGTCACGACGACCGCTATTTCCACTGCGCCGACCGCACGATCGCCCTCGACTACGGTCGCGTTGTCAGCGACACGCGCCCGGCCCGCTCCTCTGCATGCACCGACTAG
- a CDS encoding GatB/YqeY domain-containing protein translates to MSLKDRLGDDIKAAMKARDKVRLEAVRGIKKALLEKEIELRAEGKDALSETDELELLTKQAKQRRDSIAQYSQAGRDDLVQQETQELEVIETYLPQQLSDNEIAAAVDAAIAKAGASTAKDLGKVMGPLVKELKGRADGQKIQALVKAKLGG, encoded by the coding sequence ATGAGCTTGAAAGATCGTCTGGGAGACGATATCAAAGCGGCCATGAAGGCGCGGGACAAGGTGCGTCTGGAAGCCGTGCGCGGGATCAAGAAAGCTTTGCTGGAAAAGGAAATAGAGCTGCGTGCCGAGGGCAAAGACGCACTCAGCGAAACGGACGAACTCGAGCTATTAACCAAGCAAGCAAAGCAACGTCGCGATTCCATCGCACAATACAGCCAAGCCGGTCGCGATGACCTAGTCCAACAAGAAACACAAGAGCTGGAAGTCATCGAGACCTATCTGCCCCAGCAACTGTCCGACAACGAAATCGCTGCCGCCGTCGATGCGGCGATCGCGAAAGCCGGCGCATCGACGGCCAAAGATCTGGGTAAGGTCATGGGTCCGCTAGTGAAAGAGCTGAAAGGGCGGGCGGACGGTCAGAAAATCCAAGCGTTGGTGAAAGCCAAGCTCGGCGGTTGA
- a CDS encoding pentapeptide repeat-containing protein produces MLKLPQSHCVRLALGGQSNSGGTIALRLNFKLDSQPVAIATGRAIAVLKGCRLVLKAAEARLPDAGETIRAVLGAAETIVADEGSWGWELTLAADETYLQREEKDVRVTLLPRSGKRPWQAEAHLIVTRNDLQLLAADGLWRHDIRPNAHAILLRRLALALWDMQNPTLTSVSIGPDFIPAERASELVPLADEAWVGTLLATIADVPTDEFQALCERAELDPLHDFAGANLRGVVLSGLDLAGANLARANLRGAELNDVDFNEADLRAVKLSGADLSGAYLGAADLRGANLHKAGLALTNLSGADLRGADLTAANLSDTNFSGAQLVGACFGDNPGLSGERSAELQARGAQLVAAF; encoded by the coding sequence ATGCTGAAGCTTCCTCAGTCTCATTGCGTCCGTCTGGCTCTGGGCGGTCAGTCTAACTCTGGCGGGACGATCGCGCTGCGGCTCAATTTCAAACTGGACAGTCAGCCCGTTGCGATCGCAACCGGTCGCGCGATCGCAGTCCTTAAAGGCTGTCGACTTGTCCTCAAAGCTGCAGAGGCCCGCTTGCCGGATGCGGGCGAAACCATACGGGCTGTATTGGGTGCTGCCGAGACGATCGTCGCTGATGAGGGCAGTTGGGGATGGGAGCTAACGCTCGCGGCAGATGAAACGTACCTGCAACGAGAAGAAAAGGACGTACGGGTCACGCTGCTGCCGCGTTCGGGCAAGCGTCCTTGGCAGGCAGAAGCGCACTTAATCGTCACGCGCAACGACCTGCAGCTTTTAGCCGCAGACGGACTGTGGCGACACGACATTCGCCCCAATGCCCATGCCATTCTGCTACGACGATTGGCTCTTGCGCTCTGGGACATGCAGAATCCCACCCTGACCAGTGTCTCTATCGGCCCCGACTTCATCCCGGCAGAGCGTGCTTCGGAGCTGGTGCCGCTGGCTGACGAAGCTTGGGTCGGGACGCTCCTAGCCACGATCGCCGATGTGCCGACCGACGAATTCCAGGCACTCTGCGAGCGGGCGGAACTCGATCCGCTTCACGACTTTGCCGGAGCCAACCTGCGCGGGGTGGTGCTGAGCGGGTTGGACCTGGCCGGTGCCAACTTGGCGCGGGCGAACCTCCGCGGTGCCGAACTGAACGATGTGGATTTCAACGAAGCCGATCTGCGAGCGGTTAAGCTCAGCGGTGCCGACCTCAGCGGTGCGTATCTCGGCGCGGCTGACCTGCGCGGGGCGAATCTCCACAAAGCCGGTTTGGCGCTGACCAACTTGAGCGGAGCGGACCTGCGGGGAGCCGATCTCACAGCGGCTAATCTCAGCGATACCAATTTCAGCGGCGCGCAGCTGGTCGGCGCGTGCTTCGGTGATAACCCCGGATTATCGGGCGAGCGAAGCGCGGAACTACAGGCGCGCGGCGCTCAGCTGGTGGCTGCCTTCTGA
- a CDS encoding carbonic anhydrase, with protein sequence MKGLLDWPKFESDFPQVYDWLRHAAATLQILVDNYSDCDREEESDIAVAENVLTQIENLRTYPSIRSKLHQGRLHLHAWVYQIVTGEVLAYDANRHAYVLPDIKPGRANSNGNSAEPPPSPDERSAAPWLTPQQSERFYQGLH encoded by the coding sequence ATGAAGGGCTTGCTCGACTGGCCAAAATTCGAATCTGACTTCCCGCAAGTCTACGACTGGCTGCGCCATGCCGCTGCCACGCTCCAGATTTTGGTGGATAACTATTCCGACTGCGATCGCGAGGAAGAATCGGACATCGCGGTTGCCGAGAACGTGCTGACGCAGATCGAAAACTTGAGAACCTATCCTTCGATCCGCTCGAAACTCCATCAAGGGCGGTTGCACTTGCATGCCTGGGTATATCAAATCGTGACGGGCGAGGTGCTGGCTTACGATGCCAACCGTCACGCCTACGTTCTTCCCGACATCAAGCCCGGTCGAGCGAACTCAAACGGCAACTCAGCCGAGCCGCCACCATCTCCAGATGAGCGCAGTGCGGCCCCTTGGCTGACGCCGCAGCAGTCCGAGCGTTTTTATCAAGGTTTGCACTAG
- a CDS encoding carbonic anhydrase has translation MKKLVAGVRNFQSNYFSEHQDLFEQLAHGQNPRVLFVACSDSRVDPNPIASAEIGELFVIRNAGNIIPPYGAANSGEGATIEYAV, from the coding sequence GTGAAAAAGTTGGTTGCAGGAGTCCGCAATTTTCAGAGCAATTATTTCAGCGAACATCAAGATCTGTTCGAGCAGCTCGCACACGGTCAGAATCCGCGCGTCTTGTTCGTTGCTTGCTCTGACTCGCGTGTCGATCCAAACCCGATTGCGAGTGCTGAAATCGGCGAGTTGTTTGTCATCCGCAACGCTGGCAACATTATTCCACCCTACGGTGCTGCAAACAGCGGTGAGGGGGCGACGATCGAGTACGCAGTGTAA
- the psbC gene encoding photosystem II reaction center protein CP43, protein MVTLSNYAGYGRDQATSGFAWWSGNARLINLSGKLLGAHVAHAGLIVFWAGAMTLFEVAHFVPEKPMYEQGFILLPHVATLGWGVGPGGEVTDIFPFFVVGVLHIVSSAVLGLGGIYHALRGPETLEEYSSFFGYDWKDKNKMTTILGFHLVVLGIGALLLVFKAMFFGGVYDTWAPGGGDVRVITNPTLNPATIFGYLVGSPFGGDGWIVGVDNMEDVIGGHIWVGIICIGGGIWHILTKPFAWARRAFVWSGEAYLSYSIGAVSLMAFVASIMVWYNNTVYPSEFYGPTAAEASQAQALTFLIRDQRLGANVASAQGPTGLGKYLMRSPTGEIIFGGETMRFWDFRGPWLEPLRGPNGLDIDKIRNDIQPWQARRSAEYMTHAPLGSLNSVGGVATEINSFNYVSPRAWLATSHFVLAFFFLVGHLWHSGRARAAAAGFEKGIDRKTEPVLSMGELD, encoded by the coding sequence GTGGTAACGCTCTCTAATTACGCCGGATACGGGCGGGATCAGGCAACGTCTGGTTTCGCTTGGTGGTCTGGTAATGCTCGCCTTATCAATCTGTCCGGCAAGCTGCTGGGCGCACACGTCGCTCATGCCGGTCTGATCGTCTTCTGGGCAGGTGCGATGACCTTGTTTGAGGTCGCACACTTCGTGCCCGAGAAGCCCATGTACGAACAGGGTTTTATCCTGCTGCCGCACGTCGCCACCCTTGGTTGGGGTGTCGGTCCGGGCGGTGAAGTGACCGATATCTTTCCCTTCTTCGTAGTCGGCGTATTGCACATCGTCTCGTCTGCCGTACTGGGCTTGGGTGGTATTTACCACGCCCTGCGCGGACCCGAGACGTTGGAAGAGTACTCGTCCTTTTTCGGCTACGACTGGAAAGATAAGAACAAGATGACCACCATCTTGGGTTTCCACCTAGTCGTGCTTGGCATCGGCGCGCTGCTGCTGGTGTTTAAGGCGATGTTTTTCGGAGGTGTCTACGACACTTGGGCTCCTGGCGGCGGTGACGTGCGCGTCATCACCAACCCGACGCTGAACCCCGCAACCATCTTTGGCTACCTGGTTGGATCTCCCTTTGGCGGCGACGGCTGGATCGTCGGCGTCGACAACATGGAGGACGTGATCGGCGGTCACATCTGGGTCGGCATCATCTGCATTGGGGGCGGTATTTGGCACATCCTGACCAAGCCCTTTGCTTGGGCGCGGCGTGCGTTTGTTTGGTCCGGTGAAGCGTACCTGTCTTACAGTATCGGTGCTGTCTCGCTGATGGCATTCGTAGCATCGATCATGGTTTGGTACAACAACACCGTTTACCCGAGCGAGTTCTACGGTCCGACGGCAGCCGAGGCATCGCAGGCTCAGGCACTGACCTTTTTGATTCGCGACCAGCGTCTGGGTGCTAACGTTGCATCCGCGCAGGGTCCGACGGGCTTGGGTAAATACCTGATGCGCTCTCCGACTGGCGAGATCATCTTTGGTGGCGAAACGATGCGGTTCTGGGACTTCCGCGGTCCTTGGCTGGAGCCGCTGCGCGGCCCGAACGGCCTCGACATCGACAAGATCCGCAACGACATCCAGCCCTGGCAGGCTCGTCGTTCGGCTGAGTACATGACGCACGCGCCGTTGGGCTCGCTCAACTCGGTGGGTGGCGTGGCTACGGAGATTAACTCCTTCAACTACGTCTCGCCGCGCGCTTGGTTGGCCACGTCGCACTTCGTGCTGGCATTCTTCTTCTTGGTCGGTCACCTGTGGCACTCGGGTCGCGCCCGTGCAGCGGCAGCTGGCTTCGAGAAGGGCATCGATCGCAAGACCGAGCCAGTGCTGTCGATGGGCGAACTCGACTAG
- the psbD gene encoding photosystem II D2 protein (photosystem q(a) protein): MTIAVGRPVAERGLFDLVDDWLKRDRFVFIGWSGLLLFPCAYMALGGWLTGTTFVTSWYTHGLASSYLEGCNFLTVAVSTPADAFGHSLLFLWGPEANWDFTRWCQMGGLWPFVALHGAFGLIGFMLRQFEISRLVGIRPYNAIAFSGPIAVFVSVFLMYPLGQSSWFFAPSFGVAGIFRFILFLQGFHNWTLNPFHMMGVAGILGGALLCAIHGATVENTLFEDGEDSNTFRAFNPTQAEETYSMVTANRFWSQIFGIAFSNKRWLHFFMLFVPVTGLWMSAVGVVGLGLNLRAYDFVSQEIRAAEDPEFETFYTKNILLNEGLRAWMAPQDQPHENFVFPEEVLPRGNAL, from the coding sequence ATGACCATTGCAGTAGGACGGCCAGTCGCGGAGCGGGGTCTGTTCGACCTCGTTGACGACTGGCTCAAGCGCGACCGCTTCGTCTTCATCGGCTGGTCCGGTCTGCTCCTGTTCCCCTGTGCCTACATGGCGCTCGGCGGCTGGTTGACCGGCACCACCTTCGTCACCTCCTGGTACACCCACGGGCTGGCGTCTTCTTATCTCGAAGGCTGCAACTTTCTCACCGTTGCCGTCTCCACCCCGGCTGACGCTTTCGGTCACTCCCTGCTTTTCTTGTGGGGTCCGGAAGCTAACTGGGACTTCACCCGCTGGTGCCAGATGGGCGGTCTGTGGCCGTTCGTGGCCCTGCACGGTGCCTTCGGTCTGATTGGCTTCATGCTGCGTCAGTTCGAGATTTCGCGTCTGGTCGGCATCCGTCCGTACAACGCGATTGCGTTCAGCGGACCGATTGCGGTGTTCGTGAGCGTGTTTCTGATGTACCCGCTGGGGCAATCGTCGTGGTTCTTCGCGCCGAGCTTCGGGGTAGCAGGAATTTTCCGTTTCATTCTTTTCCTCCAGGGCTTCCACAACTGGACGCTGAATCCGTTCCACATGATGGGTGTAGCTGGCATCCTGGGTGGTGCACTGCTGTGCGCGATTCACGGTGCGACGGTAGAGAACACGCTGTTTGAGGACGGTGAGGATTCGAATACGTTCCGAGCGTTCAACCCGACGCAAGCGGAAGAGACGTATTCGATGGTGACGGCGAACCGATTCTGGAGCCAGATTTTCGGAATCGCGTTTTCGAACAAGCGCTGGTTGCACTTTTTCATGTTGTTCGTGCCGGTAACGGGACTGTGGATGAGTGCGGTAGGCGTGGTCGGACTGGGACTGAACCTGCGGGCGTATGATTTCGTGTCGCAGGAAATCCGCGCAGCGGAGGACCCGGAGTTCGAGACGTTCTACACGAAGAACATCCTGTTGAACGAAGGTCTGCGGGCGTGGATGGCACCGCAAGACCAGCCGCACGAGAACTTTGTATTCCCCGAGGAGGTATTGCCCCGTGGTAACGCTCTCTAA
- a CDS encoding photosystem I assembly protein Ycf4 yields MSAAITTDRLLRQTVQGSRRASNYLWAVVTAIGGIGFFLAGLSSYFHVNLLLVSDPRGLQFIPQGIALLFYGTVGSAISLYQWLTILWDLGSGYNEFDKDAGTATVFRWGFPGKNRRIEISVPLDDVLAVYADIKEGLNPKRSLYLRVKNRQPIPLTRAGEPLPLSDLESCGADLARFLGLPLEGL; encoded by the coding sequence ATGAGTGCTGCTATAACGACCGATCGGCTGCTGCGTCAGACGGTACAGGGCTCGCGGCGTGCGAGTAACTATCTGTGGGCGGTGGTGACGGCGATCGGGGGTATCGGATTTTTCTTGGCCGGGCTATCGAGCTACTTCCACGTCAATTTGTTGCTGGTGAGCGACCCACGGGGCTTGCAATTCATTCCACAGGGGATTGCACTGTTGTTCTACGGTACGGTCGGGAGCGCGATCTCGCTATATCAATGGCTGACTATTCTGTGGGATTTGGGCAGCGGCTACAACGAGTTCGACAAGGATGCTGGAACGGCGACAGTGTTCCGGTGGGGGTTCCCAGGCAAGAACCGCCGTATCGAAATCTCGGTGCCGCTGGACGATGTGTTGGCGGTATACGCCGATATTAAGGAAGGGCTGAACCCCAAGCGATCGCTATACCTGCGAGTTAAGAACCGGCAGCCAATCCCGCTGACGCGCGCGGGTGAGCCGCTGCCGCTTTCGGACCTGGAAAGCTGTGGAGCGGATTTGGCACGGTTCCTAGGGCTGCCGCTGGAAGGCTTGTGA
- a CDS encoding peptidylprolyl isomerase codes for MKMRVARWLAIAIAMLWSGALAACGSTPEATAVGETAASTEIANNFAGVDVERLPRLQGTATVEMVVKGQPIAIEVDGDAAPITAGNFVDLVDRGFYDGLTFHRVVREPQPFVVQGGDPTGTGTGGFIDPETQRERQIPLEIKAEGADEPVYGRPSAVSEPLLRHERGALSMARTQVPNSASSQFYIALAQLTFLDGDYAVFGTVTDGMETVDTIQQGDRIESARVTSGLENLQR; via the coding sequence ATGAAGATGCGTGTTGCACGTTGGTTGGCGATCGCGATCGCAATGCTGTGGTCTGGGGCGCTGGCGGCATGTGGCTCGACTCCGGAAGCCACGGCAGTAGGAGAGACGGCAGCATCGACAGAGATCGCGAATAATTTTGCGGGAGTCGATGTCGAGCGACTGCCGCGACTGCAGGGAACCGCAACGGTAGAAATGGTCGTAAAGGGGCAGCCGATCGCGATCGAGGTCGATGGCGACGCCGCACCGATCACGGCCGGCAACTTCGTCGACTTGGTCGATCGCGGGTTTTATGACGGACTGACATTCCACCGTGTCGTGCGCGAGCCACAACCATTTGTAGTTCAGGGTGGCGACCCAACGGGGACTGGAACGGGCGGGTTTATCGATCCCGAAACGCAGCGCGAGCGGCAGATTCCGTTGGAGATTAAGGCAGAGGGTGCAGACGAGCCAGTATACGGCCGGCCGAGCGCGGTTTCGGAACCGCTACTGCGCCACGAACGCGGTGCCCTGTCGATGGCGCGCACGCAGGTGCCGAACTCGGCTTCGTCGCAGTTTTACATTGCACTGGCTCAACTGACGTTTCTGGACGGAGACTACGCGGTGTTCGGTACCGTGACCGACGGGATGGAAACGGTCGATACGATCCAGCAAGGCGATCGCATCGAGTCGGCACGAGTGACCTCCGGGCTGGAGAATCTCCAGCGTTAG